Proteins co-encoded in one Anabas testudineus chromosome 8, fAnaTes1.2, whole genome shotgun sequence genomic window:
- the map2k4a gene encoding dual specificity mitogen-activated protein kinase kinase 4a isoform X2 produces the protein MATPSPNNPATPSSHNNSSSSSSNNAGSAAHLHHQSQSQHITTMSSLQESNTCWRCQSETGKRKALKLNFANPSIKPATRFTLNTAGPPFQNPHIERLRTHSIESSGKLKISPEQHWDFTAEDLKDLGEIGRGAYGSVNKMVHKPSNQIMAVKRIRSTVDEKEQKQLLMDLDVVMRSSDCPYIVQFYGALFREGDCWICMELMATSLDKFYKFVYCSLDDVIPEEILGKITLATVKALNHLKENLKIIHRDIKPSNILLDRNGNIKLCDFGISGQLVDSIAKTRDAGCRPYMAPERIDPSASRQGYDVRSDVWSLGITLYELATGRFPYPKWNSVFDQLTQVVRGDPPQLSNSEERRFSPKFIAFVNVCLTKDESKRPKYKELLRDPFIQMYEERSVDVASYVCRLLDQMPASPGSPMYMD, from the exons atggCGACTCCCAGTCCGAACAACCCAGCAACACCTAGCagccacaacaacagcagcagcagcagcagcaataacGCGGGATCTGCGGCACATCTCCACCACCAGTCCCAGTCGCAGCATATTACGACAATGAGCAGCCTGCAGG AGTCCAACACCTGCTGGAGATGTCAGAGCGAAACAG GTAAACGCAAAGCCCTGAAGCTGAACTTTGCAAACCCTTCGATCAAACCTGCAACTAGattcacactgaacacagcaggGCCGCCCTTTCAGAACCCGCACAT AGAGAGGCTGAGAACACACAGCATCGAATCGTCAGGGAAGTTGAAGATCTCTCCTGAGCAGCACTGGGACTTCACGGCCGAGGATCTCAAAGATTTGGGTGAGATCGGCCGAGGGGCTTACGGCTCAGTCAATAAGATGGTGCACAAGCCGAGTAACCAAATCATGGCGGTCAAG AGAATTCGGTCAACGGTTGATGAAAAGGaacaaaagcagctgctgatggACTTGGATGTGGTCATGAGAAGCAGTGATTGTCCTTACATTGTGCAGTTTTATGGTGCCCTGTTCAGAGAG GGTGACTGTTGGATTTGTATGGAACTTATGGCTACCTCCTTAGACAAATTTTACAAATTTGTATATTGCTCATTAGACGACGTGATTCCAGAAGAAATATTAGGAAAAATAACATTAGCT ACTGTGAAAGCACTTAACCACTTAAAGGAAAACTTGAAAATAATACACAGAG ACATTAAGCCGTCAAACATTCTTCTGGACAGAAATGGCAACATTAAACTGTGTGACTTTGGCATCAGTGGTCAGCTGGTGGACTCCATCGCCAAAACCAGGGATGCAGGGTGCAGACCATACATGGCG CCAGAGAGAATAGACCCCAGTGCATCCAGGCAAGGCTACGACGTGCGCTCAGATGTTTGGAGTTTGGGAATCACGCTG TATGAACTTGCCACAGGACGGTTTCCTTACCCAAAGTGGAACAGTGTGTTTGACCAGTTGACCCAGGTGGTGAGAGGAGACCCTCCGCAACTCAGCAACTCGGAGGAGAGGCGCTTCTCTCCCAAATTCATCGCCTTTGTCAATGTTTG CCTTACAAAGGATGAATCAAAAAGGCCAAAGTACAAAGAGCTGCTG CGAGACCCGTTTATTCAGATGTACGAGGAGCGCTCGGTCGACGTAGCCAGTTACGTCTGCAGGCTCCTCGATCAGATGCCAGCTTCTCCAGGCTCCCCTATGTATATGGACTGA
- the map2k4a gene encoding dual specificity mitogen-activated protein kinase kinase 4a isoform X1, whose product MATPSPNNPATPSSHNNSSSSSSNNAGSAAHLHHQSQSQHITTMSSLQESNTCWRCQSETGFQINLSGAPQSKRKALKLNFANPSIKPATRFTLNTAGPPFQNPHIERLRTHSIESSGKLKISPEQHWDFTAEDLKDLGEIGRGAYGSVNKMVHKPSNQIMAVKRIRSTVDEKEQKQLLMDLDVVMRSSDCPYIVQFYGALFREGDCWICMELMATSLDKFYKFVYCSLDDVIPEEILGKITLATVKALNHLKENLKIIHRDIKPSNILLDRNGNIKLCDFGISGQLVDSIAKTRDAGCRPYMAPERIDPSASRQGYDVRSDVWSLGITLYELATGRFPYPKWNSVFDQLTQVVRGDPPQLSNSEERRFSPKFIAFVNVCLTKDESKRPKYKELLRDPFIQMYEERSVDVASYVCRLLDQMPASPGSPMYMD is encoded by the exons atggCGACTCCCAGTCCGAACAACCCAGCAACACCTAGCagccacaacaacagcagcagcagcagcagcaataacGCGGGATCTGCGGCACATCTCCACCACCAGTCCCAGTCGCAGCATATTACGACAATGAGCAGCCTGCAGG AGTCCAACACCTGCTGGAGATGTCAGAGCGAAACAG GGTTTCAGATAAACCTGTCTGGAGCTCCCCAAA GTAAACGCAAAGCCCTGAAGCTGAACTTTGCAAACCCTTCGATCAAACCTGCAACTAGattcacactgaacacagcaggGCCGCCCTTTCAGAACCCGCACAT AGAGAGGCTGAGAACACACAGCATCGAATCGTCAGGGAAGTTGAAGATCTCTCCTGAGCAGCACTGGGACTTCACGGCCGAGGATCTCAAAGATTTGGGTGAGATCGGCCGAGGGGCTTACGGCTCAGTCAATAAGATGGTGCACAAGCCGAGTAACCAAATCATGGCGGTCAAG AGAATTCGGTCAACGGTTGATGAAAAGGaacaaaagcagctgctgatggACTTGGATGTGGTCATGAGAAGCAGTGATTGTCCTTACATTGTGCAGTTTTATGGTGCCCTGTTCAGAGAG GGTGACTGTTGGATTTGTATGGAACTTATGGCTACCTCCTTAGACAAATTTTACAAATTTGTATATTGCTCATTAGACGACGTGATTCCAGAAGAAATATTAGGAAAAATAACATTAGCT ACTGTGAAAGCACTTAACCACTTAAAGGAAAACTTGAAAATAATACACAGAG ACATTAAGCCGTCAAACATTCTTCTGGACAGAAATGGCAACATTAAACTGTGTGACTTTGGCATCAGTGGTCAGCTGGTGGACTCCATCGCCAAAACCAGGGATGCAGGGTGCAGACCATACATGGCG CCAGAGAGAATAGACCCCAGTGCATCCAGGCAAGGCTACGACGTGCGCTCAGATGTTTGGAGTTTGGGAATCACGCTG TATGAACTTGCCACAGGACGGTTTCCTTACCCAAAGTGGAACAGTGTGTTTGACCAGTTGACCCAGGTGGTGAGAGGAGACCCTCCGCAACTCAGCAACTCGGAGGAGAGGCGCTTCTCTCCCAAATTCATCGCCTTTGTCAATGTTTG CCTTACAAAGGATGAATCAAAAAGGCCAAAGTACAAAGAGCTGCTG CGAGACCCGTTTATTCAGATGTACGAGGAGCGCTCGGTCGACGTAGCCAGTTACGTCTGCAGGCTCCTCGATCAGATGCCAGCTTCTCCAGGCTCCCCTATGTATATGGACTGA
- the map2k4a gene encoding dual specificity mitogen-activated protein kinase kinase 4a isoform X3, producing MATPSPNNPATPSSHNNSSSSSSNNAGSAAHLHHQSQSQHITTMSSLQGKRKALKLNFANPSIKPATRFTLNTAGPPFQNPHIERLRTHSIESSGKLKISPEQHWDFTAEDLKDLGEIGRGAYGSVNKMVHKPSNQIMAVKRIRSTVDEKEQKQLLMDLDVVMRSSDCPYIVQFYGALFREGDCWICMELMATSLDKFYKFVYCSLDDVIPEEILGKITLATVKALNHLKENLKIIHRDIKPSNILLDRNGNIKLCDFGISGQLVDSIAKTRDAGCRPYMAPERIDPSASRQGYDVRSDVWSLGITLYELATGRFPYPKWNSVFDQLTQVVRGDPPQLSNSEERRFSPKFIAFVNVCLTKDESKRPKYKELLRDPFIQMYEERSVDVASYVCRLLDQMPASPGSPMYMD from the exons atggCGACTCCCAGTCCGAACAACCCAGCAACACCTAGCagccacaacaacagcagcagcagcagcagcaataacGCGGGATCTGCGGCACATCTCCACCACCAGTCCCAGTCGCAGCATATTACGACAATGAGCAGCCTGCAGG GTAAACGCAAAGCCCTGAAGCTGAACTTTGCAAACCCTTCGATCAAACCTGCAACTAGattcacactgaacacagcaggGCCGCCCTTTCAGAACCCGCACAT AGAGAGGCTGAGAACACACAGCATCGAATCGTCAGGGAAGTTGAAGATCTCTCCTGAGCAGCACTGGGACTTCACGGCCGAGGATCTCAAAGATTTGGGTGAGATCGGCCGAGGGGCTTACGGCTCAGTCAATAAGATGGTGCACAAGCCGAGTAACCAAATCATGGCGGTCAAG AGAATTCGGTCAACGGTTGATGAAAAGGaacaaaagcagctgctgatggACTTGGATGTGGTCATGAGAAGCAGTGATTGTCCTTACATTGTGCAGTTTTATGGTGCCCTGTTCAGAGAG GGTGACTGTTGGATTTGTATGGAACTTATGGCTACCTCCTTAGACAAATTTTACAAATTTGTATATTGCTCATTAGACGACGTGATTCCAGAAGAAATATTAGGAAAAATAACATTAGCT ACTGTGAAAGCACTTAACCACTTAAAGGAAAACTTGAAAATAATACACAGAG ACATTAAGCCGTCAAACATTCTTCTGGACAGAAATGGCAACATTAAACTGTGTGACTTTGGCATCAGTGGTCAGCTGGTGGACTCCATCGCCAAAACCAGGGATGCAGGGTGCAGACCATACATGGCG CCAGAGAGAATAGACCCCAGTGCATCCAGGCAAGGCTACGACGTGCGCTCAGATGTTTGGAGTTTGGGAATCACGCTG TATGAACTTGCCACAGGACGGTTTCCTTACCCAAAGTGGAACAGTGTGTTTGACCAGTTGACCCAGGTGGTGAGAGGAGACCCTCCGCAACTCAGCAACTCGGAGGAGAGGCGCTTCTCTCCCAAATTCATCGCCTTTGTCAATGTTTG CCTTACAAAGGATGAATCAAAAAGGCCAAAGTACAAAGAGCTGCTG CGAGACCCGTTTATTCAGATGTACGAGGAGCGCTCGGTCGACGTAGCCAGTTACGTCTGCAGGCTCCTCGATCAGATGCCAGCTTCTCCAGGCTCCCCTATGTATATGGACTGA